The genome window CCAATAAAGGACTATTTAAAGCTTCATGAACTGATTCCAAAGCTCTATCTCCAGATTCAGACTCACCCATACCAATCATAGCCATTCCTGAACCCTTCATTATGCTCCTAATATCAGCAAAGTCCAGACTTACTAATCCCGGTTTGGTGATGAGTTCAGTTATACCCCTGACAGCACGACCTAAAAGTTCATCAGCAACCATAAAAGCCTTGTTTAAAGGTAAATTAGGTGCAACTTCCAATAATTTGTCATTAGGAATTACAATGACTGTGTCTGCTGCGCTTTGAAGTTTTTCCAAACCTTTTTCAGCATTTTCTCTCCTTCTTAAACCTTCAGCGCTAAATGGCATAGAAGCCACAGCTATAGTTAATGCTCCTGCTTTTTTAGCAAGTTTAGAGATTACTGGTGCTGATCCGGTTCCGGTTCCGCCTCCTAACCCACAAGTCACAAAGACCATGTCGGCCCCATCTAACTCTTCTCTAATATCATCTTCACTTTCTTCGGCACATTCTTCTCCCACATCAGGTACACCACCAGCTCCTAATCCACCGCAAGACTTCCTACCAATTAGAAGTTTTCGGTGCGATTCGCTGTAGAACAAATCTTGAGCATCAGTGTTCACAGCAACGGTTTCAGCCCCTTCAATACCTATCTCCGTCAGTCGAGATATGGTGTTGTTACCAGCTCCCCCCGTTCCAACTACATATATCTTGGCTCGACTTTGTTCGATAATACTTCTGAGGTCTTGGTCTATTTGCGTGTCCCTGGGTGTAGGACCTTTTTTATCTATTCTCTTTTCAGATTCCTTTATGGCATCGTTTATGAATTTCACTTACTACCCCCACATCTATCTATGGAATGTGTTTTTGTAATAACTAATATTTAAAAGCAACGGTTATTTGGAAACAATTTCGGTTACCACATAACATTTTTGACTGTTAAGGTTGTAGTCAAATGATGGCTGTCACACCTAGATTATAGAATTTTTTTGAGGTTTAGAACTTAACCATAGGTCACTTGAAAGTTCAAATTTTGAATAAATGAGTTGAAAAAAATTAAAAATTGTTAAGGTCGTGGCATGGCAATTATCTCATGTATTCTCAAATCGAAGATACTGTTCATGTGCGCTGGAGTAAGAACTAGCGCAGTATCTGCACCTCGAGCATTTCCACCAATTGCAATTATCTCTTGGTCTGTAGGTAAGAATCCTCCATCCGCCGCCATGATACTTACCTCCACACACACCTTGAATCCTTGAGATATCATCCTCAATGTTTCTGCCATAACTTCTACAGGAGTTACTCCTCCAAACTTGTTGGATATACCTCTTCCCACCCCACTTAAAGCATGCGAACTAGTATAGGTTGATATACCCATATTATTAAGTTTCTTGTTAACAGCCAGGTCAATTTCTAATTTTCCTTTTTCCCTGAAACCCGCATGATGAGTGATGCTAACCAGATTAACATCTTTTATTGCGTCTGCAACTTTTAAAGTGGTTTCTCCAGAAACAGAAGCTACAACAATATCTTGAATATTTAATTCCTCTTTCCTAATTTTAACCAGTTCTATCAAAGTATCAGTATTCTCTTTGCCCGGTTTTTCAAAAAAGTGAATATTTTTTTCCATCTTATCACCTAATCCATTCAAATATTGATATTAATATTATCTCCATCTGATTTTATTATATCTATTAAAGTAAAAATAATTTGCATATTAATTCTTGTCCCGGATAAAATACGAAGGAATCAAGTAATGAATAAAATAACAGTTATCCATTAAATCAGCAGACCATCTTACAAAAATTGAATTTTTAAAAAATAATTTATTAATCATATAATAAACATAATATAACAATACTAAAATTAGAATTAATATAATTAGAATATCATGTTATTACATAAATCAAAAATAGTTAAAAAAAATTGTTTTTATGAAGGGGATAGATGTGAATGCCTTTAATTTTTTAACACCTGAAAGATTAGATAAACCACGAGATAATGGAATTACTATGGTTTTAGATAAAGGACTTGGTTTAAAAACTGCTGAAAGTCTTATGCAAATATCAGGACCATATTTGGACTTTATGAAGTTTGGTTGGGGAACTATTGCCTTACATGAGAGAAGTCTAATAAAAGAGAAAATAAAGATGTATCGCTCTTATGATGTGAATGCTTATCCGGGTGGAACATTATTTGAAATAGCATACTTACAAAACAAAATACCTGCTTTTTTTGAAGAAGCCGAAAAGTTAGGATTTGAAACCCTGGAAATATCCGATGGCTCCACTTCCATGACAATGCAGGAAAAACTTGATTTCATCTCTCAAGGTAACGACCGAGGATTTAAAATAATCTCTGAAGTTGGTAAAAAAGATCCTGTTGAGGACCATAAGCTAGATCTTCAAACTAGAGTGAATCTAATAGAAATGGAGCTTGATGCTGGTTCAGAAAAAGTATTAATTGAAGCTCGTGAAGGTGGGCAGAACATAGGGATTTTTGATGAAAAAGGAGGTATAAAAGAAGGAGAAGTTGATTATTTAATGGATAGCATCCCATCGGAAAAACTCATCTGGGAAGCTCCTAAAAAAAATCAGCAAGTTTATTTTATACTTAAAATTGGCACCAATGTGAACTTAGGTAACATTCCCCCTGAAGAAATAACATCATTAGAAACCATGCGCCGCGGACTTAGAGGGGATACTTTAGGGAAGGTGAACATCTAATGATAGAAACCATTACTGTTCTTGGAGGTTATGACAAACAAAAAAATAAAGAACCTGTCAAGAAAGTGGTTATAAACAAAGGAGAAATTTTTGGAGTGGTAGGGCCAACTGGAAGTGGTAAAAGCTCTTTAATAGGCGATATTGAACAATTAGCCCAGGAAGACACTTTTTCAAAGAGAAAAATCCTTGTTAATAACGAAGAGCCCAGTTATGAAGATAGAACTAACCCTCGCAAAAAAATGGTTGCTCAACTTTCACAAAATATGAATTTTCTAGCCGACATGAGTGTTGGTGAATTCTTAAACCTCCATGCAAAGTGTAGAGGGGCTAGTAATGCGTGTGTTGATAAAGTAATAAACTTAGCCAACACATTAACAGGAGAACCAATAAAAAAGGATCACGATCTGACTATTTTAAGTGGAGGGCAATCCAGAGCTTTGATGGTTGCAGATGTGGCTATAATCAGTGATTCACCCATAGTGCTTATTGATGAAATTGAAAATGCAGGTATAAGAAAACATGACGCATTGAAAGTTTTAGCAGGGCATGGAAAAATAGTAATGGTTGTAACTCACGATCCTGTGCTTGCTTTAATGGCTGATAAAAGAATAGTAATGAAAAGTGGAGGAATGCAGGACATTGTTAGTACCACAAATCAGGAAAAGATTATTTCTAAAAAACTAAATAAAATTGACGAATTAATGTTGAGTCTTAGAGA of Methanobacterium alcaliphilum contains these proteins:
- a CDS encoding pyruvate kinase alpha/beta domain-containing protein, with the translated sequence MEKNIHFFEKPGKENTDTLIELVKIRKEELNIQDIVVASVSGETTLKVADAIKDVNLVSITHHAGFREKGKLEIDLAVNKKLNNMGISTYTSSHALSGVGRGISNKFGGVTPVEVMAETLRMISQGFKVCVEVSIMAADGGFLPTDQEIIAIGGNARGADTALVLTPAHMNSIFDLRIHEIIAMPRP
- the ftsZ gene encoding cell division protein FtsZ gives rise to the protein MKFINDAIKESEKRIDKKGPTPRDTQIDQDLRSIIEQSRAKIYVVGTGGAGNNTISRLTEIGIEGAETVAVNTDAQDLFYSESHRKLLIGRKSCGGLGAGGVPDVGEECAEESEDDIREELDGADMVFVTCGLGGGTGTGSAPVISKLAKKAGALTIAVASMPFSAEGLRRRENAEKGLEKLQSAADTVIVIPNDKLLEVAPNLPLNKAFMVADELLGRAVRGITELITKPGLVSLDFADIRSIMKGSGMAMIGMGESESGDRALESVHEALNSPLLDLDISNAEGALINISGSSDLTLNEAEKIVQIVADELDPDANIIWGAQIQEDLENVIRTTIVVAGVKSPHIFGTPIEREYAEEKQRENESVNESALEEFIDGVF
- a CDS encoding ATP-binding cassette domain-containing protein, with amino-acid sequence MIETITVLGGYDKQKNKEPVKKVVINKGEIFGVVGPTGSGKSSLIGDIEQLAQEDTFSKRKILVNNEEPSYEDRTNPRKKMVAQLSQNMNFLADMSVGEFLNLHAKCRGASNACVDKVINLANTLTGEPIKKDHDLTILSGGQSRALMVADVAIISDSPIVLIDEIENAGIRKHDALKVLAGHGKIVMVVTHDPVLALMADKRIVMKSGGMQDIVSTTNQEKIISKKLNKIDELMLSLREKVRMGELVEDISLEDIMG
- the comA gene encoding phosphosulfolactate synthase: MNAFNFLTPERLDKPRDNGITMVLDKGLGLKTAESLMQISGPYLDFMKFGWGTIALHERSLIKEKIKMYRSYDVNAYPGGTLFEIAYLQNKIPAFFEEAEKLGFETLEISDGSTSMTMQEKLDFISQGNDRGFKIISEVGKKDPVEDHKLDLQTRVNLIEMELDAGSEKVLIEAREGGQNIGIFDEKGGIKEGEVDYLMDSIPSEKLIWEAPKKNQQVYFILKIGTNVNLGNIPPEEITSLETMRRGLRGDTLGKVNI